TGCCGGCGGCACGCGCCTCGGCTCGATCCGAGCATCAGATGAACTTGAACTGGTGCAGTGTAGTGCCGGGCGTGGATCGCATCAAGACGCGATCTGTCAGTTCGGGGCGATCTCGAGGGCCGTCTCGCGTCGGGCGTCGACGTGAGTGGCCCTGGCGAACCGGGCATGATGCTCCCGGGTCCCCGCCATCGTGGCGTGTGGTGAGACGGGCGGCATGGTCCACTCCCCGACCCACCGCAGCCGGGCCGCGCCTCGCCCTTGGAGGGCCCATTTTGTCTACCGAGGGCGGACGCGAGATTCGACCTGACTGACGCGGCCATCGAGAGCGTCGAGTCGCCGCCTGAGGGCGTCGAGCGCCTCGTCCGACCGGCGGGCGGGGCCTTCGCGAAGCCCGCGCAACTCGACCGTCAGGCGCTGCTGCGTCTGTTCCACCGAATCGAGTCGGCGGTTCTGCCGGGTCAGCGTCTCCTGCAACTCGGCCACGCGCCGCTCGGCGTCGCGGGCGCGGCCAATCGTCGCCTCGACCTCGGGCATCTGCGCGGCGAGCGTCTCGACCTGCCGGGCCACGCGCTCCTGGTCCCGCACCAGGCTATCGACTTCCTCCTGCTGCCTCTCCAGTGCCTGCTGCTGCGCGCGGACGTCGGTGGCGGCGCGCTGGACCCGTTCGAGGGCCGGCTGCACGGCCCGCGTCGCCTCTTCGACGGGCGCCACCCGTCGCCGGACCTCGTCCTGTACGATCTGGCGATCCGTCCGGCCCCACACGTAGTAGTACCCAGCCAGGACGAGCGGCACGACGAGCAGCACCGCGAACAGGGTCGCAAGGCGGGTCTGGCGTCGCATCTCGCGCGCCACCGCCCGTTCGACACGGTGCGACGCCGGTGCGGGCGGCGGGACGTGTCCGTCAGTCATGTTGGCCTCCCGACAGCCTGAGCCAGAGCACGAAACACAAGACGACGAGGGCCTCGACCGAGAGGCAGAGGCCGACCATGGCGTGCGAGGTGAGGCGCGAGGCGCCCGAGGACAGGACGAGCCCGACGAGGCCCACGACCAGGGCCGTGGGCACCACCGTCAGCGGAATCGTGGCCGTGCGGAGTAGCGTGGCCTGCCGTTCGCGGACCGCGGTGAAGAACTCCGCCAGCCACTGCTCGAGCGATGCGCGCGCGGTGGCGACCAGTTCGGGCGGGGTGACGTAAGCCTTGAGCCAGGCGCCATGGCGGAAGTGCGACAGCCGATCGAGGAACGCCTGCTGGCGCGGGTCCCGGGTCTCGCCAGCGCCGGGCGTCTTCACGAAGCCGAGGATTTCGAGATCGTCGCGGCTGGCGGCCTGGTCGTGCTCCCATTCGACAATCGACCGCGCCTCGCCTGGAAACGCGGACCCGTAGTCGGTGCCGAGGATCCCGAGGAAGACGTCGCAGCGCTCGATCTGCTCGCGGCAGCGGCGCTCGGGGCTCGTTCTCCTGGCTCGATCGAGCTCGAAGAGGTACAGCTCGTAGACCCGCGGCAGTTCCTCACGCAGCCTCCGGCGTTCCTCGTCGAGCTGCGAGGTCGAGCTGACGAACACCAGCGGCTTCGCGATCATGGCGCCGCTCCCCTCCTCGACCCGTCGCGCGGATTCGCGGCGTCGCTGGTACCGTCCCAGCGCGTTCATCGCACGGCGCCGCGGCGCCAGGCGCGACCCGCCGGTCTCAGCCGCATGTCGGAGTCAGATCGTCGGCAGTATACCCGTAGCGTACCTCGGCAGACTGGCGCCGCGACGGTGCGGCGAGTCACCCCTCCACCACTGGCGGCTCACGCTGCGGCGGGGCCCAGCGCGGAGGCCCGCGACCGGTTGGGCGGCGTGCCGCCGTTGAGGTACGCGAAGAGCCTCGGCGCCGGTTCGTGCGGCGCCTCGGGGTTCAGCAGCTCGAATGGCGCCTCGGTCCCGTTGCCGCCGCGGCGATTCCCAGTGCGTTGTGCCTCCTCTATCGCCTGCAGGTAGTGAGCGTTCAGCAGGTGGCCCCAGGCGCCCCTCCGCACGTAGCGCGGGCCGTCGATGCGGATGCCGCGTTGCTCCGCGTGCGGCGCCAGCATGCCGAGGCTGGCGACGATATCCTGCTCGTTGCCGAAGCTCTCGATCCACGGGATGGCCGCGTGCACCGGAGCGTCGGGCTCGACGAACGTCATCGTGTTGGCGCAGTTCGCAAACGCGTAGATCTCGAGCTTGGCGAGCTGGCTCGCCGTGATCGGCTCGAACTCCTCGAGCTCGATGGGCCAGTCGTGCGGAGGCACCGTCTCGACGCCGCTCGCGGCGAGGCGCGCGCGGTCGCGCGGGTGCGACGCTCCAAGACGGAGGCTCTCCTGCAGCAGGCGCAGCACCACGGACATGATGATCGTGCCCTGCGAGTGCGCGATGACGACGACGCGTTCCTTCTCGCTCGTGAGCGCGTCGTAGATGGCCGGAAACGCCTGGCGCACGCTCTCGGTGGCGCGGTACCACTGCTTGCCGAGGCCGCACTCGACGAGGTCGGACAGAATCGAGCCCGTCGAGTTCTGGACGATGGTGATGGGGCGGTGGAAGAGGTCGGCGAGGTACGCGGCGTTGAGGTGGGCGACGCCGTCGTTCGTGAGGATGCCGTTGACGAAGAACCACGCTTCGCGCGGGTAGGTGGTGTAGTTGCCGCGGTGATCGGGCCGCTGCAGGACGACGGTCGGGCGCCAGATCAGGGTGTTGAGGAGCGGCGGGCCGAACGGTGGCGCCGACGCGGTGATGGCCGGGAACGTGGCCTCGATCACGTATTTCGCTGCGCGCTCGACCTGCCAGAGGTCGAGGATGTGGAACTCCGAATAGCGGGGGTGCGGGGGCAGCCACGTCCAGGGGAGGCCGAGGACCGAGCTGACGTAGAGCGGCGGCACGTTGCCGGCGGCGTCGGCGACGATGGCGAGGAGGTCGTCCCAGCCGTCGCGCCCGAGCGCCGAGGGCCGGGGGAGGGGCGGGAGCACGCCGGGCGAGGTGACCACGTTCGCCTCTCGTTCCGGGGGCACGCTCGTAGACGATGCTACACCCGGGAGGGCATCGGGCGCTGATCAGTTCTCGCCCTCGCGCTGCTCTGCCTGCACTCACCTCGCCTACAATCGCGGTATTGCGATCGTCGATCAGGCCGGGCCAGCGGTCCGGTCGTCGAGGGGGCGTCATGAAGTGTGCGCGTACCGTCGTTCGTCCCTGGTGTCCAGCCGTTGCACTCGCCGCGCTCACGGCGGTCGCCGCAATCCTGCCATCTCAGCCGCCGGCGCTCACCCAAGACTTCGTCGTCGTCCGCGGCAAGGAGCCCATCCCCCGCGAGGGCTTCAAGACGTGGTCGCTGCTGCTCGTCACGAGCCAGGACTGGCTCGTCCCCGCGAACGCGAGCCGCCTGCAGGACCTCTACGACCGCTCGCTCGCTTTCGGCCGCACGATTGGCGACGAGCACGCGGCCGTCTGGTTCTGGAAGGAGGACCAGCCGCTGCACAGCCCCGCCCTGGCCGCCAACGTCGACGTCGAGCGCGCCATCGCCTACTGCCGGACGCTCAGGCTCAAGCCAGGCGACGGGCCGTACCTGCTCTTCACCGCCGTGCATCCCGACGAGCAGGCAGCACCGGACGCCTTCCAGGTCTTCGCGCTCGGCGGGAAGACCGCCGAGGAGATCGGTCGGCTGCTCACGACGCTCGGCGACCAACTCGTCACCGACGGCGTCGTTCAGGGGGGGCGCTTCACTGCGGAGCCCGGCTCGGACGACTTCTGGAGCGCGTGGTTCGACGCGACGCGCCACACACTGGCCAGCCTCGGCATGAAGGTGCGGTTCCTGATCCGGACGCCGTCGTTCACCATCGACGGCGGCATCGCACAGGGCGGCGCAGGGTAGGCAGTGTCGTCGCTGCGCGCGCCGCGCCACGTCCGTATCTTCCTCGCCTCGCCGGGCGACGTGTTCGAGGAGCGCCAGGCCGCGCGCGAGTTGTTGCACCGGCTCGAACGCGAGCCGCTCGTGCGCCGCGACTTCACGCTCGAGACGGTGAGCTGGGACGACCCCGACGCGCCGGCCCCGATGCTCGCCACGCTCACGCCGCAGCAGGCCGTGGTCCGCGCGCTGCCGCGGCCGTCGCAGTGCGACCTGACGATCCTGATCCTCTGGGGCCGCATGGGCACGCCGCTCGACGAGCGGAAGCCCGACGGCACGCCCTACGCGTCGGGCAGCGAGTGGGAGTTCGAGGACGCGCGCCGCGCCGGGCGGCCCATCCTCGTCTATCGCCGCACCACGCCTCTGCCGCCCGCGCCAGACGAGGACACCACGCGGCAGCGCGAAGAGGTCGCGCGCTTCTTCGCGCGCTTCACCGGGCCGGGCGGCGTGCTGACCGGCGGCTACGCCACCTACGCCACGCTCGACGCCTTCACGACGCGTCTGCGGAAGGACGTCGAGTCGCTGCTGCCCACGCTCGCGCCGGTTGCGTCGGACGAGGGCGTATCTCTCGACGTCCTGCCGCCGGACGCAGGACGACTCCGCCGCCTCGAGGCGCGCGTGCGCCGCTGGTCCGCAGGCCGCTTCCTGCTGGCTTTGACTGGCGGCGCGCTCGTCACCATCGCGGCCATCGCGGCGGTCGTGAGCTTTTCCGTGGCCATGGAGACGCGAGACCCGCCGCTGCTGGCTCACCTGGTGCGCGCCCTGCTGGGCGGTCTGGCCGTCGGTGTCCCTGTCGCGCTGCTCGTCATGAGCTGGTGGTGGCTCGGCCGGCGTCGGCTCGAGTGAGGCGTCGTCACCTCAGCCTTTCGTCCTCTCTGCCGTCATCGCGGGCGCCCAGGACCTGCACTTCGGGGCCCGCTGGTCTCAGCAAAAGGAAGAGCTCGACGGGCTCCGATCGCTGGACGAGCCGCAGATTGGCCCTTGCAACCACTGAGGCGAATGCCCTAGAGTAGCGCCGCGTTCCCCTGCAGTTTGTCAACGCGCGAGGTTTCCTCGCTCGCCCGGTTGCTCGGCAGTGTGTCATGGCCACACACGACGGCATCCTGCTCTACAACACGGCAGACCTCGACGAGGTCCGCGTCATCTTCAAGTACCTCACAGAGACCAAGGGCCTCGACATCTGGTTCGCGGACGCTCACCTCCGTCCAGGGGAGCCGCTCGACACGATCGGCGTCAAGATGCAGGGCAGCCGCTTCGCCCTCGTGTGCCTGGGCCCCGACGGCATGGGCGGTTTCCAGGGCCTCGAGTTCAGTGCCGTGCTTGCCGAGGCTGCCCGTCCGGGACGGGCGGGGTCGTTCATCCCCGTGGTCTTGCCGAAGACCAATCTGGACGTCCATCCCCACCGGCCCTGGATCACCGGCCGGAAGTGGCTCGACCTGAGGCAGAGCGTGCACGACAAGGTGCAGCTCGGCTCGCTCGCGGCGGTGTTGCTCGAGGGGCGGGCAGCCGCTGGGGTCGCGGCGCCAGCGGCGGCGACGGGGGCGCCCCCGCAAGGCTCGGCGTCGATTTCGTCGGTGTTCGACGAACTGGTCCGCAGGGTGGCCAAAAACGGGCTGACGGTGTTTCTGGGCAGCACGGTGCCCGAACGACACGACGACCAGGTGCCGAGCGTCGAGGCCATTGCCGGCGACCTGTACAGGCAGCCCGAACTCGCGTCGCTGGCGATTGCGCCCGGCGCACCGCCGGCCATGAAGCGCGAGTTCGCCGCCTTCTTCTACGGCCTGCTCGCGGGTTCCGACCAGGCCTCGAGCTTCACCCGCGAGCGCCACCGCCGGCGGTCCCTCGGCGAGCCGGCCGCCTACACGGAAGTGGCCCGGCTGTTCAGCGATCTCGGCCGGCTCGTCCTGAAGGAGCTCGCCAAGAAACCCGTGCCTCTGCTCTGCGTCACGACGAACGTCGACCTGTCGGTCGAACGGGCCCTCGTCAAGCACGAGGTGCCGTTCGTGCGGGTCGTCTTCCACCACGGCGAGACCCGGTTCTCGTGCGTTGAGGTGAAGAAGATCGTCCGACGTGAAGACCACAGCGTGGTGCTCGGCGGGACCAACGAGTTCGAGACGGTGAGCGTCGGCGCGCTCGACCCCGCAAGCCGCAGCGTCTACGAACGGGTGTATCGGGAAATCAACCGTCAGATGGAGTTCGCGGCCTTCGTCGAGGTGGCCGAGCTGAATCGTGTGGTTGCCGAGATCGAGGACAAGGAGAGCGTCGCATGCGGCCGCGCCAGGGAGGACGGAAGCGTCACCCTGGACGAGCTCGACACACGGCTCTCGGCCTGCGCGGCCGCTGGCAGGTCGCGCCTGCCGTTGATCCTGTTCAAGCCGTACGGGTCGCTCGACATCACCGACTCGTGTGCGTTCGCGGTCGGCCAGTACTATTCGCTGGGCCGCCGCATGCGCGCGCTGCCGAACCTCATCTCCACGGCCATTCAGCAGAATGCGACGCTGCTCGTCGGCCTCAACCTCACCGAGCCGCACTTCGTGCATCTCTACGAGACGTACCTGGCCGAGTCATTCACCAAGACGAAGAGCGAGCGTGTCGCCCTCATCCAGCACCCGACCGCCCCCCGTGACGGCCAGGACGCCATCGACATCGCGATGCTCCCGGCGCTGTCGAGCAGGGCGCCCGATCTCTTCCACATCAAAGTCGTCGACGAGGACCCGGCGACAGCCTTCACCCGGCTCCGCGACCGACTGAAGCGGGCGGCCGACGAAGAGAGGTCTGCGTGGATCTGAGTCAGGAGGCGCCATGGGTCGGGTTGGCACCGTACCGGCCCGAGACGGCCCACCTCTTCTTCGGACGTGACGTCGACCGTTCGCTGCTTGCGTCGATGGTCCTCGCCCATCGCCTGAGCCTGCTCCATGCCCCCTCCGGCGCGGGGAAGTCGTCGTTGCTCCATGCCGCCGTGATCCCCGACCTCGAGGGGCTCGGATGGCTCGTTGCGAGCACCCGACCCTGGTTCGACCCGATCGACGAGGTCCGGGACGCGACGCTACGAGCGCTCTTCCCCGATCCCGCCTTCGAGGTGGCGGCCATCGACCGCGCGGTCAGGATGTTGAGCCGTCATGGCCGCGACGAGAACCCGCCGCTCAGAGACCTCGTGCGCGACGTCCGGGCCGCGCTCGAGACGCCAGGAGGCCACGCCTTCCGCGAGATGCTCGAGCCGTTCTCGGCGGGAGTGTCCCGGGGCGAAGGCGCCCAGGCGACGAGCGTGACGCCCTTCTTCGTGAGGTGCCTTCACGGACGGGGCGCCGAGCTCCTGCTGGCACGCCACCTGAGGGCCTGCGACGCCCTGGCACTCGACTCGGGGACCTCAGGTCTTGGTTCGGTGGCCGAGGCGCTCGGCACGCTGGCGCGCACGCGCCTGAGCGACCTCCGCGCCATCTTCCTCCGGACGGACTACGTGAGGGTGCGGCAGCGGCTGCTGGCCTTCCTCCAGGAACCGGGGCTGTCGCTGGCGGCCTTCTTCCAGCGGCTGGTGGAGCTGTGGGGCTCGCACTTCGAGGATTTCGGCGTCGTCGTGGTCATCGACCAGTTCGAAGAGGTTTTCACACGATTCGTGGAAGACACGCGGGCGTCGGCTCGAGAAACCGAGAGCGAGGCTGACGCCGACGAGGGTGAGCCCGGCGGACCGGCATGGCAGAAGCGCCGGCCCTTCTTCGAGGCCGTCGCGGAGGTGCTGGCCGCCGGGCCGCTCGCCGACGCGGGTCTCGGTGACACCACGCGATTGCCGGTTCGCGTCCTGCTCGCCATGCGCGACGACCATGTCGCCGACCTCGACCAGCTGATGCGTTTCACCGGTCCCATTCGCTACGAGGCCCGCTACCGCCTTCGATGGCTCGATTCGGGCGGCGCGGAGGCGGCGCTCGACAAGCCGGCGTCGCTCTTCGGGTGGCCGTGGGACCCCGACGTGAAGGCACGTCTGCTCGGCGAGCTGCGGTACGAGGACGAGTGGTACCAGCCAGCCCAGATCCAGATCGTCTGCACACGGCTCTGGCAGTGGACGTTCGACCACCCCGGTCGTCCGTTGACGATCGACGTCTTCGACGAAGAACTCGGGGGCATCAAGGGGGTCGTCCAGGGATACCTTCAAGAGGTCATCGAGAGGGATCCGGCGATTCGCGACGATCTCTCGAGGTGCGACGCGCTCGATCTGCTGGAGCCGCTCATCACCCAGCGGGGCCGTCGCAACATCGTCGAGGTGCAGGTGCTCACCGACGCGCCGTACCGGGTGCGCGAAGAGCGACGATCCCTGCTCGAACTGCTCGAGCGCCGACGGATCGTGCGCACCGAAAGGCGCCTGCGATCGCGCTTTGTCGAGTTCACCCACGAGACGCTCATTCCGCCGGCGATCGCTCTGATCGAGCGGTACCTGGGGAACCAGCGGTGGCGCGACCTCCGCGCCGCGATTCAGCGCCTGCGCGAACTCGAGCTCCGCGGGTTCAGAGGGGCCGACGTGGAGCCGCTCGGTCGCGGACAGCTGGACGCGCTGCTGTGGTACGAGCCGCGCCTCGATTTCAACCGACATCCCTGGATGGCCGAGGTGCTCTACCGCGCAAGCATCTGGCACGGCATGCCGCCCGACATCCAGGCCAGGTGGCGGGGCCGGTTCGAGGAGCTGCCTTCCGCTCTCGACGCCGACGCACTCTGGAGGAGCCTGGCCGATCGCGCGCGAACCCAGAGGTGGTTCGACGCCGTGGAACTGCGCGTCCTGCACGACGACGAGGTGACGCGGCGGGCCGCACCTGCCAGACCGCCTGGCGACGCGACCTTCCTGCTCGGCAGCGCGCTCCGCCACTGCGGAGCCCCTGACGAAGACATCGTCGTGCACTGGACCCGGAGGGCGATGTCATGACGCTCGATGCGCTGAACGTGGTTCTCGAGTTGAGCCGGTCGGAGAGCCGCACCGTGCGGGCCAACGCGTGCGTGGCGCTCGCGCAGTTCGACGCCGACCGGGCCCTGGCCCGCCTTTTCGAGTTGAGCGACCCGGCCCGC
The nucleotide sequence above comes from Acidobacteriota bacterium. Encoded proteins:
- a CDS encoding DUF4062 domain-containing protein, giving the protein MIAKPLVFVSSTSQLDEERRRLREELPRVYELYLFELDRARRTSPERRCREQIERCDVFLGILGTDYGSAFPGEARSIVEWEHDQAASRDDLEILGFVKTPGAGETRDPRQQAFLDRLSHFRHGAWLKAYVTPPELVATARASLEQWLAEFFTAVRERQATLLRTATIPLTVVPTALVVGLVGLVLSSGASRLTSHAMVGLCLSVEALVVLCFVLWLRLSGGQHD
- a CDS encoding TIR domain-containing protein — translated: MATHDGILLYNTADLDEVRVIFKYLTETKGLDIWFADAHLRPGEPLDTIGVKMQGSRFALVCLGPDGMGGFQGLEFSAVLAEAARPGRAGSFIPVVLPKTNLDVHPHRPWITGRKWLDLRQSVHDKVQLGSLAAVLLEGRAAAGVAAPAAATGAPPQGSASISSVFDELVRRVAKNGLTVFLGSTVPERHDDQVPSVEAIAGDLYRQPELASLAIAPGAPPAMKREFAAFFYGLLAGSDQASSFTRERHRRRSLGEPAAYTEVARLFSDLGRLVLKELAKKPVPLLCVTTNVDLSVERALVKHEVPFVRVVFHHGETRFSCVEVKKIVRREDHSVVLGGTNEFETVSVGALDPASRSVYERVYREINRQMEFAAFVEVAELNRVVAEIEDKESVACGRAREDGSVTLDELDTRLSACAAAGRSRLPLILFKPYGSLDITDSCAFAVGQYYSLGRRMRALPNLISTAIQQNATLLVGLNLTEPHFVHLYETYLAESFTKTKSERVALIQHPTAPRDGQDAIDIAMLPALSSRAPDLFHIKVVDEDPATAFTRLRDRLKRAADEERSAWI